One Bacteroidales bacterium genomic window, CAACAAAGCGATTTCACTTGGTATAACTGATTATTTGAAAAATAAGTTTCCTGATTTAACATTGAAAATAAAATGGCCAAATGATATTTATGTTGGAGATAAAAAAATTGCCGGAATACTGATTGAAAATATTATTATCGGTAACAAATTCTCAGGTTCTGTTGTTGGTATAGGTTTAAATGTGAATCAAACCATTTTCAGTAAAAATATCACAAATCCAACCTCGATGAAGTTAATCATTAAAAAGAATTTTGATATTGATAAATGTCTTGAAAATCTTTGTATGCACATTGAAAAGCGATATCTTCAGTTGAAAAGCGGAAATTATGAAAAAATAAATTTCGATTATTTGAATACTTTATTCAGGTATGAGCAATTTCATTATTTTAATTATAAAAATAAAAAGATTAAAGCAAGAATTACAGGTGTTTCAGATTACGGAGAATTACTCTTAACCGACGAAAACAATAAAAAATTAAAATGTATTTTTAAAGAGATTGATTTTATTGTTTAAACAAGCCGTTTTTACATTTCCATTGAACATAATAAAATAAAAAAAATATTGAATAAAAATTTTAATTTTGACGCAAAAAAATATTTTGAATTTAATTTATTAAAAAATGACACTAACATCCTAACATTATAAATTAAATTTCAATTGATTACAATTAAGTTCTTTGAAATCTTGTAGATAATAGTCGTCAAACAATTGCTGTATGGGGATTTTATCAATTAATGAGAAATTTAAAA contains:
- a CDS encoding biotin--[acetyl-CoA-carboxylase] ligase, with the translated sequence MDNLKNKIIARNIIELKIIDSTNSYAMELLKTKNEQIAEGTVIITKNQTAGRGQTGNTWESETEKNLTLSIILYPDFIEPSQQFLFNKAISLGITDYLKNKFPDLTLKIKWPNDIYVGDKKIAGILIENIIIGNKFSGSVVGIGLNVNQTIFSKNITNPTSMKLIIKKNFDIDKCLENLCMHIEKRYLQLKSGNYEKINFDYLNTLFRYEQFHYFNYKNKKIKARITGVSDYGELLLTDENNKKLKCIFKEIDFIV